GCCGAGCGCCGAAACCACACGGGTACGCCGTGCAGGCGCTTCCGTACCTCTGGGGCTTCGATGTCGACCTCAACGACGTGCCGCCGGACCATCCGCTGCAGTATCTCCACCCGGACGGCGCCCGGAGCATCCAGGAGTTCGCCCCTGACGAGAACCTCGAGCGGCTGGCGGGCGACGCCGACCGACTCGGTCGGGTCCTGTGGGCGATCAACGAGGAGACGGAGCGGGGCATCGAGCAGTTGATCGGTAAACGGCGCGAGGAGGAGACTCGAGGGACGACGATCGAAATCGAGTCCGGTGAGTCCGGGGACCGCGATCGGGACCAGAATCGAGGTCAAGACCGGGGCCAGGATCAGCGTACGAAACGACCTCGCGCCGACGAGTTCGGAGAAGACGTCATCGAACCCGGACCCGACGCCGACCCCGACCCCGACGTCGATCCCGACTCCAGCCACGAACCGGACTCCGACCCTCGAGCGTAGTCATTGTTCGCAGCCACTGTTCGGATGACTTCGCCAGAGAGAATCCACGAGTATCGGCTGCTGTCGAACGTTCTGCCGAGAAAATCGCCTACACCTACAGCCGCGGCAAGAACGCGTACAACAGCAACCCGAACGCGAGGTGCTGGAGCATCGTTTGCTCGACGGTCGTTCGGACGTAGTCCTCGTCGGCGATGGCGTACTCCTTCGTGCGGACCTTCGCGTGCATCGAGAGCACACCCTCGTCCTCCAGCTCGTGGAGGCTCGGGTAAACCGTCCCGGGGCTGAGTTGGGCACCGAAGAGGTGCGTCAGATCCGAGAGGAGTTCTTTGCCGTGGGTTTCGCCGTGGAGCGAGATAAGCATGAGGAGAATCTCGTCGAGGTTCTCCTTGATGATGGCGTCGTCGAACTGGACATCGTCGGTCGGGAGCGCACTCGTGACCTCCGCCATGAGTTCGTCGAGTTCGCGCTCGACGGCCCGGCTGTCTTCTTTGGTCGTCCCGATCGTGATATCGTACTGTGCTGACTGCCCTGCCGCAGTCGCCGCGCTCGAGAACTGCTCGAGGACGGACTTCGTATTGGGGGATTGCTCACGCATTTTCGAACACCTGGGGGGTTCACGAGCGAACGCACCACCCTTCCCCACGCACGGGAGAACGGTTGGATTGATTCCATTTTCGATCGTGAATTACTCAAGCAGATGAACTACCACGTAATAAAGAAAGTGGCCGATTCTTGCCGGTATGAAAACCGATTGTCCGAGATCGAACGTTGCGTTACCAGCGCTCAGGCACCGGCTGAGGGGGCTTACGGGCGAATTTCAAACTCATATGCGAAATAGCATATGTCGTCCATCTCGACGGTCGAATCTAGACGGTCAGCGTCGTCGAGAAAATAACTATTCGCCGTCAGGAAAGGCTCGTCGCCTCGTCCTGGATGATGCTCACCATCTCGCTCGGCTGACTGGAGTCTTCCTCCTCGTCGTCCAGTCTGCGCTCGACGCGACGTTCGGCCATCCGCGCGATCATCACGTGCTCCTCGAGGTCGTCCCCGCTGATCTTCGAGATGTACTCGAGGCTCTGAGCGTGTGCGCCAAAGAGCGTCCCCGACAGCGATTCGAGGGGGTACTCGAGGCTCGCGGGTTCGTCGTAACGACGGTTGTGGATCTCGCCGAGTGAGAGGCCGCGCAGGTAGGAGGTCATCTGCTTGCGGACCAGCGGGCTGATCCACCCGAGGGTTTCGTAGTATCGCAGGCAGTTGAGCGCGCCGGTGGTGCCGAATGTCTCGCCGAGGTAGCGGGCCCACTTGATCGTCGCGTCGGCGTGGGCCGAGGACTGTTCGAGCGATTCGAGGTACGGGGTGGGGGTGGGGGATGACATGATGGGGGTGTGGGGTGCCTGGCCGCCTGGCTGCGTGTCTGTTGGGTTCTTCGCCGGAGCAGGCATGAACATTCCCGTCATTTCGAGCGGTGAGTCGAGCGATGAGTCGCGGACGGCGGTGCTCGGCTTCGCGTCTCGGGTGTGAGCCTCGCTCACACGACGTCCCAACATCTGCAGGGTTCGGAAGGGTTTACCCGTTGCACGCGATTGACTCGCGTATGAAGATTCTGGTCACAGACCCCATCGACGACGCGGGTCTGGACGTACTTCGCGACGCCGGCCACGAGGTCGAGACGGCCTACGAACTCGAGGGCGAGGCGCTCCTCGAGGCGGTTTCGACGGCACACGGATTGATCGTGCGCTCCGGGACGGAGGTCACACGCGGGGTCCTGGAAGCGGGCGAGAACCTCGTGATCGTCGGGCGGGCGGGTATTGGGGTCGACAACATCGACATCGAGGCAGCCACCGACGAGGGGGTCATCGTCGCCAACGCGCCGGAGGGGAACGTTCGCGCGGCGGCCGAGCACACGGTCGCGATGACGTTCGCCGCCGCCCGCTCGATCCCGCAGGCCCACGCCCGCCTGAAGGACGGCGAGTGGGCCAAGAGCGAGTTTCTCGGGACCGAACTCAACGGTAAGACCCTCGGCATCGTTGGCCTCGGTCGCGTCGGCCAGGAGGTCGCGAAGAAACTCGACGCCCTCGGCATGGACCTCGTCGCCTACGATCCCTACATCTCCGAGGAGCGCGCCGACCGCCTCGGCGCCGAACTCGTCGACCTCGAGACCTGCCTCGAGCGCGGCGACTTCCTGACGATCCACACCCCGCTGACCCCGGAGACGGAAGGGTTGATCGGCGACGCCGAACTCGAGCGTTTCGGCCACGGCTACCTCGTGAACGTCGGTCGCGGGGGCATCGTCGACGAGGACGCCCTCGCGGCGAAGGTCGAGCAGGGAGTGGTGGCGGGTGCGGCGCTCGACGTCTTCCGCGAGGAACCGCTCCCCGAAGACTCGCCGTTGCTGTTCGTCGAGGACGTCATCGTCACGCCCCACCTCGGCGCGTCGACCGAGGCCGCCCAGGAGAACGTGGCGACATCGACGGCCGAACAGGTCGTCGCCGCCCTCGCGGAGGAACCCGTCGCGAACGCGCTCAACGCCCCCTCGATCGACGAGAGCGCGTTCCCGCGCCTCGAGCCCTACATCAACATCGCCGAGACGGCGGGCAAGATCGCCGCCCAGGTGCTCGACGCTCGCATCGAATCCATCGAGGTGCGCTACGAGGGCGACATCGCCGAGGAGGACGTCGAGTTCGTCACCGCCTCGGCGCTGAAGGGCGTCTTCGAACCGCTCGAGTGGCAGGTCAACGCCGTGAACGCCCCCCAGATCGCCGAGGACCGGGGCGTCGACGTGACCGAGTCCAAGAGCCGCCAGAGCGAGGACTTCCAGAGCCTGATATCGGTGACGGTCTCGAGCGGCGACGACGCGATCACGGTCGACGGCACCCTGTTCGCCGGCGACGACCCGCGGATCGTTCGCATCGACGACTACCGCGTCGACGCCATCCCCCACGGGAAGATGGTCGTCACCCGAAACACGGACGAGCCCGGCGTCATCGGCCTCATCGGGACGGTGATGGGTGCCCACGGCGTCAACATCGCGGGGATGTTCAACGCCCGGGAGGCTCACGGCGGGGAGGCCCTCACCGTCTACAACGTCGACGGCGAGGTGCCTGGGGAGGCGAGGCAGGAACTCGAGGCCGACGAGCGGATAATCAGGGTTCGGTACATCACGCTGAACGGGTAGTCGTTCGCTGACGATTCCATATTCGTTTTCGGCCGTCGTCGTTCGAGTCGTTCGAGTCGTTCAAGTCGTTCGAGCTGCCCTCGAGCGTATTACCGAGATTACGGGTATCGACTTCTTCTCGCTGGCCTGTCGGGTTCCTTGGACTGCGTCTTCGAGGTACCGTCACAATTATTGTATTTGTGGGCTACTTAATTGCATGGACTACAAGGATCTGGTAGTCATCGCATCCGCCTTTTTGGGCGGGACGTTCGGGGGCACAGTCGGTGGACCTCTCGGAGTAGGCGCGGGTATCGTCGTCGGTGCTGGGGTAAGTGCAGTCTGGGCCTACGAAACCGACCTGCGAAAATATACTGGAAACGTCGCAAATCGCCGTGAAAACGATCGCTGACGTCCACGACGGATAGCGCACCTACGCGAACTTCTGCACGGTGACCTCGAGCGTGTCCAGGTCAACGATGGGCGCATAGCCGGAGTCGGGGTCGATGTTGACGCTCTTCTGAAAGTCCGTCTGGGCCTGCCAGCACCCGGAGTTGATCGCGAGCACGTTGTGGTACTTCCCGAATCCGAGCTTGTGAACGTGGCCGGTGTGGAAGATGTCGGGCACCTCGTCGATGATCAGGTGGTCCTTCTCCTCGGGGGCGAGGCGGGTGTGGCCCCCGAACTGGGGCGCGACGTGGCGCTTTTTGAGGAGGTGGTACATCGCCTTGTGCGGGTCGTCGTAGCTCGCCTTCTCGGCCGGCAACTCGGCGATGACCTCGTCCAGGCTGACGCCGTGGTACATCAGGACGGAGACGCCCTCGACGGTGACCATCGCGGGGTTGCTCACGATCTGTGCGTCGTGGGCGGTCATGATCTCGCGCAGGTTCTCGTCGAACCCGGGCTGGGGCTCGGCCAGGCGAACCGCGTCGTGGTTGCCCGGGATCATCACGATCTCGAGGTCGCCCGGAACCTGCTTGAGGTACTCGCTGAAGCGCTCGTACTGGTCGTAGATGTCGATAATGTCGAGTTCCTCGTCCTGGTTCGGGTAGATCCCGACGCCCTCGACCATGTCGCCGGCGATGAGCAGGTACTCGACGTGCTGGGCGTCCTCGGTGTGGAGCCAGTCGGTAAAGCGGTTCCAGGCGTCGTGCATGAACTCCTGGCTGCCGACGTGGACGTCGCTGATGAGCGCCGCCTGGACGTGGCGGTCGGCCGTCGAGGGCTGGTGGGTCCGGGGGACGTCCGGAAAGTACATGGAGTCGACGAAGGCGATGCCCGCGTCGTCCGAGAGCGTTCCCTCCATCGCGAGCACCTCGTCACAGAGCAACTCGTCGACCAGGTCGGCGTAGTCGCGGTCTTTCATCACCAGCCACGGGAAGGTACCGGTGGCGTCCTCGAGTTCGATCAGCCAGTGGCCGCTGGCCGTCGAGCGAATGTCGTTGACCAGCCCGACCATCCCGACATCGCCGCCGCCTGGCATCGCCTGGATGGCGGTCGCCGGGCGATGGTTGACCCGGCCCCGGAGTTTGCCGCCGAGGCGCTCGAGGCGGTCGCGAAAGACTGCCACGAAGTCCTTGTACTCGCCGGTGCCGGTACTCTCGCCGGTCATGTCGTTGGTGACGTGGATCGACTGGCGACTCGTGTCGAGGGGCGTCCTCGGATCGGAACTCCCCTCCGTTTCGACTGGAACGCTTCCCTCGCCCTGTGGCGATACGTTGGGCCCGGTTCCAGTCGAAACAGGGGGGTCCTGGCGAGCGGGCGTCGGCTCGGTCCCAGCGGGCTGGGCGTCCGTTTGCGCATCGAGCACCGTTCTGACGTCCTCGGTTCGGAGGACGAGCGCGTTCTCGGGGGCGGCGTCGATAGCGCGTTCGAGGGCGTCGGCGGGGTCGTCCGCGGTGGCGATGAGCGTCACGGCCTCGCGGTCAGCGTTGTAGCCGCGGCTCGTGAGTTCGCTGACGATTCGGGCCGGCCCCTCGAGTGGCACGTCCTGCGTATTCGCGAGTAACGATAAAAGGATGGCGGATACGACTGTCCGCTCGAGGGACGATCTGTCGGCGTGGGAACGAGACTCACCCTCGAACAGAAAATTGATTGCCGCGTCCCCCAAACCGGGAGTCGATGAGCGGTGACGGCGGCGACGACGAACGCGAGAACTCGAGTGAGCGCGCCGACCGCACCGGGCCGGAACGCCCGAGCGACCGGGCGGACGGCGATCAGTCGAGGGACGATGGTACCGAACGGGCCGACTCGAGTCGACCACCTGCGGAAGACGACTCGAGTGCGGGCCGAAGCGACTCATCGTCGCCGGCGCGGGCGTCCGGCGATGGTGGCGATAGAGACGGTGTCGGTAGCGGTGGCGACAGCGTTGCTAGCGGCGGCAGCGGTGGCGGTGACGTCGGTAACGCAAGCGGTGACAGCGATGGCGGTGTCGGTATGTCCGAAGGCCAGTCGACGCTCGCCAGCCAGACGGTCCGGGAGCGCGACCGGCCGCCCCAACGACGGGCGCGGCCGGACGACGACCGGGTGACGATCGAAGACGACGGCCCGATTCGCTGGTTCCTCCGGACCAACAATGGCACCGTCGTCGCCGTCCGCGACGTGCTGAGCAGCGTCGCGCTCGTAGCCGTCATCGGCCTGGTGCTCTTCGGCGTCAGCGGCATCTGGCCGCCGCTGGTCGCCGTCGAGAGCGGGAGCATGGAACCCAACATGGAGCGCGGGGACATGATCTTCGTCGTCGCCGAGGATCGGTTCGCCGGCGACGATCCGGTCGACGGGACGGGAATCGTCACCCGTGAATCGGGTCTCGAGAACGGCCACGAGAAGTTCGGCGGGGCCGGTGACGTGATCATCTTCCGACCGAATGGCAACGCGGGTGAGACGCCGGTGATCCATCGCGCCCACTTCTGGGTCGAGGCCGACGAGAACTGGGTCGACGGACAGGCAGACCCGGAGTTCGTCAACGGCGCCAGTTGTGAACGGGTTCGGGCCTGCCCGGCACCCCACGCCGGGTTCGTCACGAAGGGCGATGCCAACAGCGGCTACGATCAGACGGCGAACGTCGGCGCCGACACGTCGGTCGTCAAACCCGAGTGGACCACCGGCAAGGGCATGTTCCGCATCCCGTGGCTCGGGCACGTTCGACTGGGCTTCGAGGAACTCTTCGCGTTCGCGGTAACTCCAGGAGTCTCGAGCACCCTCTCTCTCCTTTCACCGACACTCCTCGGGATGTTTGGCGCGATTGGATTCGCGTATCCGCCACGCTCGAGGCGACGCTGATCGTCCCGGCACTGATCGGCCGACCCGCGTGTCGTCTCGGTTCGTGTGGCCGCGTCGTATCGCTTTCAGACTCAAACTCGCCCGAACGTCTCGTTCGAGATGCGCACCGGCGATGGCGTCGGGCCGGACAGGGTGATGTCGGACTCGGTCCGGACTCGGAGCCGCCTCCTGGTTCGCCGCTCTCGGCGTTCGGTTCGGTCGTCGCTCCGATCGGACTCACGACCGAAGGCCGCCTGCCAGGACGACGGCAGTTCGCGCACGCGCTTTTCGACGGTCGTTTTCCCGACGTCGTCGGCTTCCTCGTAGCCCAGTTGCGTTCGTTCGGTCGTGGGTCCCGCCGTGAGTTCCGTCGTGAGTGCTCCCTCGGGTTCACGGGCGACCGTATCGGTCGCCTCGAGTTCGCGGGCGACGCGCCCGAGTTCGTCGAAGAGATCGCTCGCGATGGTGTCGTCGGCGTCGATAGCGTCGTCAGTCGTGGGGTCGTGAGCGCCGTCACCGATGGCGGCGTCGGCGATCAGATCGTCGGGCGAATCGACGTCGAAGGCGTCGAGTACGGCGTCCGGATCGGGCGTGACGTCGTCGAAGACGTCCGAGGTGTCCGGTTCGTCCCTGGGGTAGTCGCTCATAGGTACTCGAGCGCTCCATCCCGTCCCTATTGGTTAGTCTCCTGTTAACCACTGTTTCGACGCGGCTGCAGGCGCTCTCCGTTTCGTTTGTCAGTGCCTACCGTGGTGGCGCCCAGGCCGATTTCCTCC
This region of Natronosalvus halobius genomic DNA includes:
- a CDS encoding PadR family transcriptional regulator is translated as MREQSPNTKSVLEQFSSAATAAGQSAQYDITIGTTKEDSRAVERELDELMAEVTSALPTDDVQFDDAIIKENLDEILLMLISLHGETHGKELLSDLTHLFGAQLSPGTVYPSLHELEDEGVLSMHAKVRTKEYAIADEDYVRTTVEQTMLQHLAFGLLLYAFLPRL
- a CDS encoding FlaD/FlaE family flagellar protein, with the translated sequence MSSPTPTPYLESLEQSSAHADATIKWARYLGETFGTTGALNCLRYYETLGWISPLVRKQMTSYLRGLSLGEIHNRRYDEPASLEYPLESLSGTLFGAHAQSLEYISKISGDDLEEHVMIARMAERRVERRLDDEEEDSSQPSEMVSIIQDEATSLS
- the serA gene encoding phosphoglycerate dehydrogenase encodes the protein MKILVTDPIDDAGLDVLRDAGHEVETAYELEGEALLEAVSTAHGLIVRSGTEVTRGVLEAGENLVIVGRAGIGVDNIDIEAATDEGVIVANAPEGNVRAAAEHTVAMTFAAARSIPQAHARLKDGEWAKSEFLGTELNGKTLGIVGLGRVGQEVAKKLDALGMDLVAYDPYISEERADRLGAELVDLETCLERGDFLTIHTPLTPETEGLIGDAELERFGHGYLVNVGRGGIVDEDALAAKVEQGVVAGAALDVFREEPLPEDSPLLFVEDVIVTPHLGASTEAAQENVATSTAEQVVAALAEEPVANALNAPSIDESAFPRLEPYINIAETAGKIAAQVLDARIESIEVRYEGDIAEEDVEFVTASALKGVFEPLEWQVNAVNAPQIAEDRGVDVTESKSRQSEDFQSLISVTVSSGDDAITVDGTLFAGDDPRIVRIDDYRVDAIPHGKMVVTRNTDEPGVIGLIGTVMGAHGVNIAGMFNAREAHGGEALTVYNVDGEVPGEARQELEADERIIRVRYITLNG
- a CDS encoding DNA-directed DNA polymerase II small subunit, whose amino-acid sequence is MPLEGPARIVSELTSRGYNADREAVTLIATADDPADALERAIDAAPENALVLRTEDVRTVLDAQTDAQPAGTEPTPARQDPPVSTGTGPNVSPQGEGSVPVETEGSSDPRTPLDTSRQSIHVTNDMTGESTGTGEYKDFVAVFRDRLERLGGKLRGRVNHRPATAIQAMPGGGDVGMVGLVNDIRSTASGHWLIELEDATGTFPWLVMKDRDYADLVDELLCDEVLAMEGTLSDDAGIAFVDSMYFPDVPRTHQPSTADRHVQAALISDVHVGSQEFMHDAWNRFTDWLHTEDAQHVEYLLIAGDMVEGVGIYPNQDEELDIIDIYDQYERFSEYLKQVPGDLEIVMIPGNHDAVRLAEPQPGFDENLREIMTAHDAQIVSNPAMVTVEGVSVLMYHGVSLDEVIAELPAEKASYDDPHKAMYHLLKKRHVAPQFGGHTRLAPEEKDHLIIDEVPDIFHTGHVHKLGFGKYHNVLAINSGCWQAQTDFQKSVNIDPDSGYAPIVDLDTLEVTVQKFA
- a CDS encoding S26 family signal peptidase — its product is MSGDGGDDERENSSERADRTGPERPSDRADGDQSRDDGTERADSSRPPAEDDSSAGRSDSSSPARASGDGGDRDGVGSGGDSVASGGSGGGDVGNASGDSDGGVGMSEGQSTLASQTVRERDRPPQRRARPDDDRVTIEDDGPIRWFLRTNNGTVVAVRDVLSSVALVAVIGLVLFGVSGIWPPLVAVESGSMEPNMERGDMIFVVAEDRFAGDDPVDGTGIVTRESGLENGHEKFGGAGDVIIFRPNGNAGETPVIHRAHFWVEADENWVDGQADPEFVNGASCERVRACPAPHAGFVTKGDANSGYDQTANVGADTSVVKPEWTTGKGMFRIPWLGHVRLGFEELFAFAVTPGVSSTLSLLSPTLLGMFGAIGFAYPPRSRRR